From the genome of Cognaticolwellia beringensis, one region includes:
- the argA gene encoding amino-acid N-acetyltransferase gives MNSNEDNVKWFRNAAPYINAHRGKTFVLMFGGEAVQHPNFANIIHDIALLRSLGVKLVLVHGARVQIEERLAAQALPQQIEGNVRVTDAETLLAVKDATGSLRIHIEALLTMGLVNSPMHGAQIRVSTGNFVIAKPIGVRDGIDFKHTGLVRRIDAEGINTQLNFGSIVLLSPIGYSSTGEVFNLALEDVAAQTAIALKADKLITLTEQAGLLDKEGALIRSCGVATVSQLLAEQEDHVKQLLLKAIIQCGKQGVERCHSVSYASDSALLQELFTRDGAGTLIAKDHQEQLSAASIDDVGGILELIAPLEEEGVLVKRSRELLEIEIDRFTVIKKEDVIIACAALYPYPEARTGEIACLVIHPDYRGGNRGLRLIQALEQEAKIQSLASIFVLTTVSAHWFIEQGYIEQAIDKLPEGKQKMYNIQRKSKAFTKAI, from the coding sequence ATGAATAGTAATGAAGATAATGTTAAATGGTTTAGAAATGCTGCGCCTTACATTAACGCGCACCGTGGTAAAACCTTTGTTTTAATGTTTGGTGGCGAGGCCGTGCAGCATCCTAATTTTGCTAATATCATTCACGATATTGCTTTGTTAAGAAGCCTAGGTGTTAAGTTGGTTTTGGTGCATGGTGCACGTGTACAAATCGAAGAACGCTTAGCTGCTCAAGCATTACCTCAACAAATTGAAGGTAATGTTCGTGTTACCGATGCAGAAACTTTGTTGGCGGTAAAAGACGCCACCGGTTCATTGCGCATTCATATTGAAGCACTTTTAACCATGGGCTTGGTTAATTCACCTATGCATGGCGCGCAAATACGGGTCAGTACAGGTAATTTTGTGATTGCTAAGCCGATAGGTGTGCGCGATGGTATTGATTTTAAACATACCGGATTAGTGCGTAGAATTGACGCTGAAGGTATTAATACTCAGCTGAATTTTGGCTCTATAGTGTTATTGTCACCGATCGGTTATTCATCTACTGGTGAGGTGTTTAATTTAGCTTTAGAAGATGTAGCAGCACAAACCGCAATAGCGTTAAAGGCGGATAAGCTGATCACCTTGACGGAACAAGCTGGACTTCTTGATAAAGAGGGCGCCTTGATTCGCAGTTGTGGTGTTGCAACTGTCAGCCAATTGCTTGCTGAACAAGAAGACCATGTAAAGCAGCTCTTGTTAAAAGCCATTATACAGTGTGGAAAGCAGGGAGTAGAGCGTTGTCATAGCGTGAGTTACGCTAGTGATAGTGCATTGTTACAAGAGCTTTTTACCCGTGATGGTGCAGGAACCTTGATAGCCAAAGATCATCAAGAGCAATTATCCGCTGCGAGTATTGATGATGTTGGCGGTATATTAGAGTTAATTGCGCCACTTGAAGAGGAAGGAGTGCTAGTTAAACGTTCTCGCGAGTTGCTAGAGATTGAAATTGATCGCTTTACCGTGATTAAAAAAGAAGATGTTATCATCGCTTGCGCCGCACTTTATCCATACCCTGAGGCAAGAACAGGTGAAATCGCCTGTTTAGTTATTCACCCTGACTATCGTGGCGGTAACCGTGGCCTTCGGCTTATTCAAGCACTCGAGCAGGAAGCTAAAATACAAAGTCTTGCGTCTATTTTTGTTTTAACTACGGTCAGTGCACATTGGTTTATTGAACAAGGTTATATAGAGCAAGCCATAGATAAACTGCCTGAGGGCAAGCAAAAAATGTATAATATTCAACGTAAATCTAAGGCATTTACCAAAGCTATTTAA
- a CDS encoding outer membrane beta-barrel protein, which produces MSFSRRIAVCVTNIFFATSAIAESDHSVAFDLASEAGYIDNFLYQANNEQNTAYYTLASDLSLSLKSQQSAFNFDAKLASHFFTQFEDDDHTEFTLIPKYQFKFSQNQLLYMSAVWLNRYVYRGTGISLGEAETLFEGDEKGNKGATIGYEYGTFESQGKLNVEVSYHENKFTTRRATTSQLDTEILSIKSSFDYLLSEKTFLAFALDYEQTEHPNNTIINRDSIAGLVGIKWFTTVISELNFLIGYQQLTFDDSQLNDTKAVKWRFDYIWRPSDFTQVHIMSNRKFDESYRLTSNYRLAKNHQIDFTHDFTEYWSISTSVGVKNEKFISAQFVESEDYLFSTFTLGYQHSDRLSVQLGYHYKSLDSKNELVDYLHNKLSLKVKLKL; this is translated from the coding sequence ATGAGTTTTTCTCGGCGCATTGCTGTGTGTGTAACGAATATTTTTTTTGCGACTTCAGCTATAGCGGAATCTGATCATAGTGTAGCTTTTGATTTAGCATCTGAAGCGGGCTACATCGATAATTTTTTGTACCAAGCGAACAACGAACAAAACACAGCTTATTATACTCTTGCTTCTGATTTATCACTTTCGTTAAAAAGCCAACAGTCAGCGTTTAATTTTGACGCGAAACTTGCATCGCACTTTTTCACTCAGTTTGAAGATGACGACCATACTGAGTTCACTCTTATTCCTAAATATCAATTCAAATTCAGTCAAAATCAATTGTTATACATGTCTGCTGTTTGGCTAAATAGATACGTATATAGAGGGACAGGAATTTCTCTAGGCGAAGCTGAGACTTTATTTGAGGGCGACGAGAAAGGTAATAAGGGTGCAACTATTGGCTACGAATATGGCACGTTTGAGTCACAAGGGAAGCTAAATGTCGAAGTCAGCTACCACGAAAATAAATTTACCACCCGCCGGGCTACTACCAGCCAGCTAGACACTGAAATATTGAGTATTAAATCAAGTTTTGATTATTTATTGTCTGAAAAAACCTTTTTGGCATTTGCTCTAGATTACGAGCAAACAGAACATCCTAATAATACCATCATCAACCGAGATAGTATCGCAGGCTTAGTGGGAATTAAGTGGTTTACTACCGTCATAAGTGAGCTCAATTTCTTAATTGGCTATCAACAGTTAACATTTGATGATAGTCAATTAAATGATACTAAAGCTGTTAAGTGGCGCTTTGATTACATTTGGCGTCCTTCTGATTTCACGCAAGTGCATATTATGTCTAATCGTAAATTTGATGAAAGTTACCGTTTAACCAGTAACTACCGTTTAGCAAAAAACCATCAAATCGATTTTACACACGATTTCACTGAATATTGGTCTATTTCGACGAGCGTTGGTGTGAAAAATGAGAAATTTATTAGTGCTCAGTTTGTAGAGAGTGAAGACTACTTATTTTCTACTTTCACTTTAGGTTATCAACACAGCGACAGGCTCAGCGTGCAGTTGGGTTATCACTATAAATCATTGGACAGTAAGAATGAACTAGTTGACTACTTGCATAATAAGTTGAGCTTAAAGGTAAAGCTTAAACTTTAA
- a CDS encoding polysaccharide biosynthesis/export family protein — protein sequence MRFFMFCLLFFIGQATGSEYKLGAGDQIQITVYGEEDLTNQIKIDKSGVISFPFLSDITVIGLSTKNLASKIANGLRGDYLIDPQVTVSIVMYRPFFIHGQVKRPGGYPFQEDLTLDKAIAIAGGLAARASKSSWNITRLVDGKKAVFDANVSSAILPDDIIEIEQSFF from the coding sequence ATGCGATTTTTTATGTTTTGCTTGTTGTTTTTTATCGGTCAGGCAACAGGTAGTGAATATAAGTTAGGTGCTGGTGATCAAATTCAGATTACCGTTTATGGTGAGGAGGATTTAACAAACCAGATTAAAATTGATAAATCGGGTGTTATTTCATTTCCGTTTTTATCTGATATTACAGTAATAGGTTTATCAACTAAAAATTTAGCAAGTAAAATAGCAAATGGTTTACGGGGCGATTATTTAATTGACCCTCAAGTGACTGTTTCTATTGTTATGTATCGACCTTTTTTTATTCATGGACAAGTTAAGCGCCCCGGCGGTTATCCCTTTCAGGAAGATTTAACACTAGATAAAGCCATAGCGATCGCCGGTGGATTAGCAGCGAGAGCATCGAAGTCGTCTTGGAACATCACTAGATTAGTCGATGGTAAAAAAGCGGTATTTGACGCTAATGTTTCCAGCGCGATTTTACCAGACGATATCATAGAAATTGAGCAAAGTTTTTTTTGA
- a CDS encoding GumC family protein: protein MKILEDKNFISINEEVALKEILTPLWTRRWKILCFTLVVTFLAAIYLTLLRPSYSATAILQIGTNKPANTLSINDAFNESNATKEQIQTQFELLRSRKFAERVIFQLNLIHHEEFISGKYNDKLAILAQVGQGQSNPSVSDVVSQFQKKLTIVPIAGTELVKISYVSFSAQLSQSIANQVGITYLQYQDEIHSAAKESTSQWLVDQLEELGKKLQISELLLQTYREAEGIVDIHGVVGLVGSQLTELTSETLKAAKLADDLSISYQDIQKHAGDIEKLSDLHEISRHATLMQLRREEEKIERKMFELSQRYGPKHPKKIAVNAEFISLQKRITQQVYDIVISIEKEYFSAVERVNGTKQRLEIAKKDYLRLSRLQNKFSQLTREVDTNKELYNNYLVRLKEADAMGNYNSNFYVRFIDKATIPKSPIAPNKILIIAFTFVLSIALISLTIIMRELLMDTLNSRRKLDNFNEAQILAVLPKIKASSRERKEDTYSSDNRFTEAIRTLRTALLFNSEKTAPKIIAITSSVPNEGKSTVALHLARSFSEMEKVLLIEADMRHPTIAKNMNLNEHRPGLSNLLAKTHQINECIIRDKNVKLDILTSGITPANPLAFLSMKRFNMLIKVFGNFYDRIIIETPPVHAVSDAVIISKLVDSVIYIVHGNKTKREQISSGLRMLKQVNAPIEGVVINHSENIDTDKYHNKYYNDRSNIIKLAARKRG, encoded by the coding sequence TTGAAGATACTAGAAGATAAAAATTTTATTTCCATTAATGAAGAAGTTGCCTTAAAAGAAATTTTAACGCCGCTTTGGACACGTCGATGGAAAATTTTATGCTTTACTTTAGTAGTGACTTTCTTAGCCGCTATTTATCTCACCTTACTGAGACCGTCATACAGTGCAACGGCAATTTTACAAATTGGTACTAATAAGCCAGCTAACACTCTGTCTATTAATGATGCCTTTAATGAGTCGAACGCTACGAAAGAGCAGATCCAAACGCAATTTGAGTTATTGCGCTCACGCAAATTTGCTGAACGCGTAATATTTCAGCTTAACCTGATTCACCATGAAGAATTTATTAGTGGGAAATATAACGATAAATTAGCTATTCTTGCCCAAGTAGGTCAGGGCCAGTCAAATCCGTCAGTTAGTGATGTCGTCAGCCAGTTTCAAAAGAAATTAACTATCGTTCCTATTGCTGGTACTGAGTTGGTAAAAATATCTTATGTGTCTTTTTCCGCGCAACTATCTCAAAGCATAGCGAATCAGGTGGGTATCACTTACTTGCAATATCAAGACGAAATTCATAGTGCTGCAAAAGAGTCCACCTCTCAGTGGTTGGTTGATCAACTTGAAGAGTTGGGTAAAAAGTTACAAATTTCTGAGCTACTTTTGCAAACATATCGAGAAGCTGAAGGGATTGTTGATATTCATGGTGTGGTTGGTTTGGTTGGCTCTCAACTAACCGAGTTAACATCAGAAACATTGAAGGCGGCTAAATTAGCCGATGATCTTTCGATTTCATATCAAGATATACAAAAGCACGCTGGTGATATTGAAAAGCTAAGTGATTTACATGAAATTAGTCGCCATGCTACGTTAATGCAATTGCGCCGAGAAGAAGAAAAAATTGAACGTAAAATGTTTGAATTGTCGCAACGTTACGGCCCTAAGCATCCGAAAAAAATTGCGGTTAATGCTGAATTTATATCACTACAAAAGCGTATTACCCAACAAGTTTACGATATCGTTATCTCAATTGAAAAAGAGTATTTTAGTGCAGTTGAAAGGGTTAACGGTACTAAGCAACGCTTGGAGATTGCCAAAAAAGACTATCTGCGTTTAAGTCGTTTACAAAATAAGTTTTCCCAGCTGACTCGTGAAGTTGACACTAACAAAGAGCTTTATAATAATTATTTAGTACGCTTGAAAGAAGCTGATGCTATGGGTAATTACAATTCGAATTTTTATGTACGTTTTATTGATAAGGCGACTATCCCTAAAAGCCCAATTGCTCCTAATAAAATATTGATCATTGCCTTCACTTTCGTTCTTTCGATTGCCTTAATCTCCTTAACTATTATCATGCGTGAGTTATTAATGGATACATTAAACTCTCGTCGTAAATTAGATAATTTTAATGAGGCACAAATTCTTGCTGTATTACCAAAAATTAAAGCCAGCTCACGTGAGCGAAAAGAAGATACCTACAGCTCCGATAACCGCTTTACTGAAGCCATAAGAACGTTAAGAACTGCTTTACTATTTAACAGTGAAAAAACGGCACCTAAAATAATTGCCATAACGTCTTCTGTGCCGAATGAAGGCAAGTCTACTGTTGCTTTACATCTTGCACGGTCGTTCAGTGAAATGGAAAAAGTGTTGCTCATTGAAGCCGATATGCGCCACCCAACAATCGCTAAGAATATGAACTTGAATGAGCATCGTCCTGGGCTTTCTAATCTATTAGCTAAAACACACCAAATTAACGAGTGTATTATCCGAGATAAAAATGTCAAATTAGATATTCTGACCTCAGGTATTACGCCTGCTAATCCGTTAGCTTTCCTTTCTATGAAGCGCTTTAATATGCTGATAAAGGTTTTTGGTAACTTTTATGATCGTATTATTATTGAAACACCCCCTGTTCATGCTGTTAGTGACGCGGTTATTATTTCGAAGTTAGTTGATAGTGTTATCTATATTGTGCACGGTAATAAAACTAAGCGGGAGCAGATTTCGTCAGGCTTAAGAATGTTGAAACAAGTTAACGCACCCATTGAGGGCGTGGTTATTAACCACAGTGAAAACATAGACACCGACAAATATCATAATAAATACTATAACGATCGCAGTAATATCATTAAGCTTGCAGCGAGAAAGCGCGGTTAA
- the murB gene encoding UDP-N-acetylmuramate dehydrogenase encodes MKIRTNFSLQAFNSFNLPVVTAEIFFPSTIKELAEISIEKASSSYILGDGTNTLFCQDKAPIIIKPNLMGIEVIENDDNFQVKVACAQNWHEFVLFCINSGIYGLENLALIPGSVGAAPVQNIGAYGIEVSDFIVGVTWFDFAQKKQVDFTNAECQFGYRDSIFKQALNGTGIITHVHFLLPKAWQAVDNYQGLNELVSPVTPQAIMAKVIQLRQAKLPEPKQLPNAGSFFKNPIVSKDVFNELNQQYSNMPFYLHDNGDVKLAAGWLIEQAGLKGFRRDGVGVHENQALVIINYESKQGENIVALSVHIQKKVKEKFNIQLVPEVRFIGEDGELSPTSAGGK; translated from the coding sequence ATGAAAATACGTACTAACTTCTCTCTACAAGCGTTCAATAGCTTTAATTTACCAGTCGTTACAGCTGAAATTTTTTTTCCATCTACTATTAAAGAGCTAGCTGAAATATCAATTGAAAAAGCTTCGTCGTCTTATATTCTTGGCGATGGAACCAACACCTTATTCTGTCAGGATAAGGCGCCCATTATTATCAAACCCAACCTTATGGGGATTGAAGTAATTGAAAACGATGATAACTTTCAGGTAAAGGTGGCTTGCGCACAAAACTGGCATGAGTTTGTTTTGTTTTGTATTAATAGCGGCATCTACGGTTTAGAAAATTTGGCTTTGATCCCCGGTAGTGTTGGAGCCGCTCCTGTACAAAATATTGGTGCTTATGGCATTGAGGTTAGTGACTTTATCGTCGGAGTTACTTGGTTTGATTTTGCTCAGAAAAAGCAGGTAGATTTTACCAATGCTGAGTGTCAATTCGGTTATCGCGACAGTATTTTTAAACAAGCATTAAATGGTACTGGTATTATTACGCACGTGCACTTCTTACTTCCTAAAGCTTGGCAAGCAGTCGATAACTATCAAGGGTTAAATGAACTTGTCTCTCCTGTGACACCGCAAGCCATAATGGCAAAAGTTATACAACTTCGCCAAGCCAAATTACCTGAGCCTAAACAGCTCCCAAATGCCGGTAGTTTTTTTAAAAACCCCATCGTCAGTAAAGATGTTTTTAACGAGTTAAATCAACAATATTCTAATATGCCTTTTTATCTGCATGATAATGGTGATGTTAAATTGGCTGCGGGTTGGTTGATAGAGCAAGCAGGCCTTAAAGGCTTTCGTCGTGACGGCGTTGGCGTACATGAAAACCAAGCCTTGGTGATCATTAACTATGAAAGTAAGCAAGGTGAAAATATTGTGGCTTTGTCGGTGCATATTCAGAAAAAAGTTAAGGAAAAGTTTAACATCCAATTAGTGCCAGAAGTTAGGTTTATCGGCGAAGATGGTGAATTAAGTCCTACCAGCGCAGGGGGCAAATAA
- the birA gene encoding bifunctional biotin--[acetyl-CoA-carboxylase] ligase/biotin operon repressor BirA: MKAIREQLIKKLVKGEFLSGQALGEELGVSRAAISKHISALQEIGFDIFSVTGKGYRIANAIELLDETRIVELLTEHNTHAKVEVHNLIDSTNSYLMRRLPNQNIPGQVCIAEYQSAGRGRRGRQWVSPFGSHIYMSMYWYLEQGMSAAMGLSVVAALAVSDAIKALYDVDVELKWPNDIYFNGVKLAGILIDLEGQAMEPCHCVIGIGLNIKMPEKSAALVDQPWIDLSSAIGVEIDRNILTASIISALLRRLKIHSETGIHTMVAQWQAQDFYFNKAVALITGEKITRGICRGINVQGALMLEVNGQVSPVYGGEVSLRAGL, translated from the coding sequence ATGAAAGCAATACGTGAGCAGTTGATTAAAAAACTGGTTAAAGGTGAATTTTTATCAGGCCAAGCCTTAGGCGAAGAACTGGGTGTTAGTCGAGCGGCTATTTCAAAACATATTAGTGCCTTGCAGGAAATAGGCTTTGATATATTTAGTGTTACTGGAAAAGGTTATCGAATAGCCAACGCCATTGAACTGCTAGATGAAACTCGTATCGTGGAACTCTTAACTGAGCATAATACCCATGCCAAAGTGGAAGTGCATAACTTAATCGATTCAACAAATAGCTATTTAATGCGCCGTTTACCAAACCAAAATATTCCAGGGCAGGTATGTATTGCCGAATATCAAAGTGCTGGTCGAGGGCGAAGGGGACGTCAATGGGTCTCACCTTTTGGCTCACATATTTATATGTCAATGTATTGGTATTTAGAGCAAGGTATGTCAGCAGCTATGGGCTTAAGTGTTGTGGCCGCATTGGCGGTTAGTGATGCGATAAAAGCCTTATATGATGTTGATGTTGAACTGAAATGGCCAAATGATATCTACTTTAACGGTGTAAAGCTTGCGGGTATTTTAATTGACCTCGAAGGTCAGGCAATGGAGCCTTGCCATTGTGTTATCGGTATTGGCTTAAATATCAAAATGCCCGAAAAAAGTGCTGCCTTGGTTGATCAACCTTGGATTGATTTATCGAGTGCAATCGGCGTGGAAATAGACCGCAACATTTTAACCGCTAGTATTATTTCCGCATTGTTAAGGCGCTTAAAAATACATAGTGAAACGGGTATCCATACTATGGTTGCTCAGTGGCAAGCTCAAGACTTCTACTTCAATAAAGCTGTTGCTTTAATTACCGGTGAAAAAATTACTCGTGGTATCTGTCGTGGTATAAACGTACAAGGTGCATTAATGTTAGAGGTTAATGGTCAAGTTAGCCCCGTATATGGCGGTGAAGTTAGCTTAAGGGCTGGATTATGA
- a CDS encoding type III pantothenate kinase gives MRLLVDVGNTQVKYVFQATEDSSTLSDIVYLDYQSFQAQLSQEKFSEVSAVILANVHGNAVHDTIEKWATLNNIAFVQVHSTANAFGVTSSYLQPERLGVDRWLAMIGAKQIYPQQNLLIIDAGTATTVDVLDASGQHCGGWIMPGVQTLFDSLLTRTSKIIATPQTTVSLSFGINSSNCLNHGSWAMTIGAIKEAIIQANSQLILDKVLITGGNGQAIVNLMPDTCQLEPKLVFHGLSCF, from the coding sequence ATGAGGCTGTTAGTTGATGTCGGTAATACTCAAGTAAAATATGTTTTTCAAGCGACAGAGGATAGTTCGACACTCTCCGATATTGTCTATCTTGATTATCAATCATTTCAAGCGCAATTGTCACAAGAAAAATTTTCAGAAGTCAGCGCAGTTATCCTTGCCAACGTTCATGGAAACGCAGTGCACGATACGATAGAGAAGTGGGCAACCCTTAATAATATTGCCTTTGTGCAAGTACACAGTACTGCAAACGCATTTGGTGTTACGTCGTCCTATCTGCAGCCCGAGCGATTAGGCGTTGATCGTTGGTTGGCTATGATAGGGGCCAAGCAAATATATCCACAACAAAACTTACTCATCATTGATGCCGGTACTGCCACAACGGTTGATGTTTTAGATGCTAGTGGTCAGCATTGTGGTGGATGGATAATGCCTGGTGTGCAAACTCTTTTTGATAGTTTATTAACGCGAACGAGTAAAATTATCGCGACACCTCAAACTACTGTTAGTCTGTCATTTGGTATAAATAGCTCAAATTGTTTAAATCATGGTAGTTGGGCGATGACTATAGGCGCAATAAAAGAAGCCATTATTCAAGCCAATAGCCAGTTGATACTAGACAAAGTCTTAATCACAGGTGGTAATGGGCAAGCAATTGTAAATTTAATGCCTGATACCTGTCAGCTAGAGCCTAAGCTAGTATTTCACGGTTTAAGTTGTTTTTAA
- the tuf gene encoding elongation factor Tu, whose protein sequence is MAKAKFERNKPHVNVGTIGHVDHGKTTLTAAISAVLTKVHGGEVKDFAQIDNAPEERERGITINTSHIEYDTEIRHYAHVDCPGHADYIKNMITGAAQMDGAILVVAATDGPMPQTREHILLSRQVGVPYIIVFMNKCDMVDDEELLELVEMEVRELLSEYDFPGDDLPVIQGSALGALQGEEKWEAKIIELADQLDTYIPEPERAIDGAFIMPIEDVFSISGRGTVVTGRVERGIVKVGDSVEVVGIRDTQTSTCTGVEMFRKLLDEGRAGENCGVLLRGLKREDVERGQVLCQPGSILPHTKFESEVYVLSKDEGGRHTPFFKGYRPQFYFRTTDITGAVELPEGVEMVMPGDNLKFVVELINPVAMDEGLRFAIREGGRTVGAGVVSKIIA, encoded by the coding sequence ATGGCTAAAGCAAAATTTGAACGTAATAAACCGCACGTTAACGTTGGTACTATTGGTCACGTCGATCACGGTAAAACAACACTAACAGCCGCTATCTCTGCGGTATTAACTAAAGTTCACGGTGGTGAAGTTAAAGACTTCGCACAAATCGATAATGCTCCTGAAGAGCGTGAGCGTGGTATTACTATTAATACTTCTCACATCGAATACGATACAGAAATCCGTCACTACGCCCACGTAGATTGTCCTGGCCATGCTGATTACATCAAAAACATGATCACGGGTGCTGCACAAATGGATGGCGCTATCTTAGTAGTTGCTGCTACAGATGGTCCTATGCCACAAACACGTGAGCACATCTTGTTATCACGTCAAGTTGGCGTTCCATACATCATCGTATTCATGAACAAATGTGACATGGTAGATGACGAAGAATTACTTGAACTAGTAGAAATGGAAGTTCGTGAACTTCTTTCTGAATATGACTTCCCAGGTGATGACTTACCGGTAATTCAAGGTTCAGCTCTTGGTGCTCTTCAAGGCGAAGAGAAATGGGAAGCGAAAATCATTGAGCTTGCTGACCAATTAGATACTTACATTCCAGAGCCAGAGCGTGCAATCGACGGTGCATTCATCATGCCTATCGAAGATGTATTCTCAATTTCAGGTCGTGGTACTGTTGTAACAGGTCGTGTTGAGCGTGGTATCGTTAAAGTTGGCGATTCAGTAGAAGTTGTTGGTATCCGTGATACTCAAACTTCAACATGTACTGGTGTTGAAATGTTCCGTAAGCTTCTTGACGAAGGTCGTGCTGGCGAGAACTGTGGTGTTCTTTTACGTGGTCTTAAGCGTGAAGACGTAGAACGTGGTCAAGTTTTATGTCAACCTGGTTCAATTTTACCTCACACTAAATTCGAATCAGAAGTATACGTGTTATCGAAAGATGAAGGTGGTCGTCATACACCATTCTTCAAAGGATACCGTCCACAGTTTTACTTCCGTACAACAGATATCACAGGTGCTGTAGAGCTTCCTGAAGGTGTTGAAATGGTAATGCCAGGCGACAACTTAAAGTTTGTTGTAGAGCTTATCAACCCAGTAGCGATGGACGAAGGTTTACGCTTCGCAATCCGTGAAGGTGGTCGTACTGTAGGTGCTGGTGTTGTATCTAAAATTATTGCTTAA